A genome region from Euphorbia lathyris chromosome 4, ddEupLath1.1, whole genome shotgun sequence includes the following:
- the LOC136226989 gene encoding zinc finger CCCH domain-containing protein 29-like, with protein sequence MCSGSKSKLFSSNSNMDGKSCSQKRNCSVLLELSASDDLIGFRNEIEVMGSDIDEASFWYGRRIGSKKMGFDERTPLMIASIYGSCNVLKYIIESGRVDVNRGCGLDKVTALHCAVAGSSDSFVEIIKLLLDASADAYLVDAKGNKPIDLFAPSLKSPCNSKRRLVELLLKGESLSEDEEEKLILMSQPAREGAEKKEYPIDVSLPDINNGIYGTDEFRMFCFKVKPCSRAYSHDWTECPFVHPGENARRRDPKKFPYSCVPCPEFRKGTCQKGDSCEYAHGVFESWLHPAQYRTRLCKDETGCSRKVCFFAHRHDELRPVYASTGSAMPSPKSMSASSMDMATLSPLTLGASSQPTISTPPMSPLAVASSSPKSGNLWQNKVNNLTPPALQLPGSRLKTALSARDFDLGMELQQQLIDEISGLSSPSRWSKDFNRMGDMKPTNLDDVFGSLDPSLLSPLHGMSMKPSTPTQLQSPTGHQMRQNMNQLRSSYPASMSSSPSRNPAASYGYDSSAAVAAAVMNSRSSAFANRSHSFIDRGAAANRLGITAAANSMSMMSSSNLSDWSSPDGKLDWGVQGGELNKLRKSASFGFRSNNSPPRAGMMSNNNAQQEPDVSWVNSLVKDAPPVDQRSYNLGGKGVRESIPPWMEQMYIEQEQMVA encoded by the coding sequence ATGTGTAGTGGTTCAAAGAGTAAGCTTTTTTCTTCAAATTCAAACATGGATGGAAAATCTTGCAGCCAGAAAAGGAATTGTTCAGTTTTGCTTGAACTTTCTGCTTCTGATGACCTTATTGGGTTCAGAAATGAGATTGAAGTGATGGGTTCGGATATTGATGAGGCGAGTTTTTGGTATGGTCGAAGAATCGGGTCGAAAAAGATGGGGTTTGATGAGAGAACTCCTCTTATGATTGCTTCCATCTATGGGAGTTGTAATGTTTTGAAGTACATAATTGAATCTGGTAGAGTTGATGTCAATAGGGGTTGTGGGTTGGATAAGGTTACGGCTCTTCATTGCGCGGTTGCTGGAAGTTCTGATTCTTTTGTTGAAATCATCAAGCTCTTGCTTGATGCTTCCGCTGATGCTTATTTGGTAGACGCGAAGGGGAACAAGCCGATTGATCTCTTTGCGCCTTCGTTGAAGTCACCCTGTAATTCGAAGCGGAGGTTGGTTGAGTTGTTGTTGAAAGGTGAGAGCTTGAGCGAAGACGAAGAAGAGAAGCTGATTTTGATGTCTCAGCCGGCTAGAGAAGGAGCTGAGAAGAAAGAGTATCCTATTGATGTGTCGTTACCGGATATTAACAACGGGATATACGGTACTGATGAGTTTAGGATGTTCTGTTTTAAGGTTAAGCCTTGCTCGAGGGCGTACTCTCATGATTGGACAGAATGCCCTTTTGTCCATCCGGGTGAGAATGCAAGGAGAAGAGACCCGAAGAAGTTCCCTTACAGCTGCGTTCCTTGCCCCGAGTTTCGCAAGGGAACATGCCAGAAAGGTGATTCTTGTGAATATGCACATGGTGTTTTTGAGTCATGGTTGCATCCGGCTCAGTACAGAACAAGGCTTTGCAAGGATGAAACGGGTTGCTCTCGGAAAGTTTGTTTCTTTGCTCACAGGCACGATGAATTACGCCCTGTCTATGCTTCCACAGGTTCCGCAATGCCTTCGCCCAAGTCTATGTCTGCTAGTTCAATGGACATGGCAACATTGAGTCCGTTGACACTCGGGGCATCATCACAACCTACTATCTCGACACCACCGATGTCTCCACTGGCTGTAGCGTCGTCATCTCCCAAGAGCGGGAACCTATGGCAAAACAAAGTTAACAACCTTACTCCACCCGCTTTGCAGCTGCCAGGAAGCAGGCTAAAGACTGCTTTATCCGCGAGAGATTTCGATTTGGGGATGGAACTGCAACAGCAACTGATTGATGAGATATCCGGTCTCTCATCTCCATCCCGATGGAGCAAGGACTTCAACAGGATGGGAGACATGAAGCCTACTAACCTCGACGATGTTTTCGGATCTTTAGACCCTTCATTATTATCTCCACTGCACGGGATGTCAATGAAACCGTCGACCCCAACTCAATTACAATCTCCAACCGGACATCAAATGCGCCAAAACATGAACCAACTGCGATCAAGCTACCCTGCCAGCATGTCATCCTCGCCATCACGGAACCCAGCTGCATCATACGGCTACGATTCATCAGCTGCAGTTGCGGCAGCAGTGATGAATTCGAGATCCTCAGCATTCGCTAACCGGAGTCACAGTTTCATTGACCGCGGAGCAGCAGCTAACCGACTTGGCATCACTGCAGCTGCAAATTCAATGTCGATGATGTCCTCCTCGAATCTCTCAGACTGGAGCTCCCCGGATGGAAAACTCGATTGGGGTGTTCAAGGAGGTGAGCTAAACAAGCTCAgaaagtcagcttctttcgggTTTCGCAGCAACAACAGTCCTCCAAGAGCAGGCATGATGTCGAACAACAATGCACAGCAAGAGCCGGATGTTTCGTGGGTGAATTCCTTGGTGAAAGATGCTCCTCCGGTTGATCAACGTTCATACAATCTCGGTGGTAAAGGGGTTCGGGAATCGATTCCGCCGTGGATGGAGCAGATGTACATAGAACAGGAGCAGATGGTGGCATAA